A single region of the Polymorphum gilvum SL003B-26A1 genome encodes:
- the grxD gene encoding Grx4 family monothiol glutaredoxin: MSIQDWIKNEVDSNDVVLFMKGTPNFPQCGFSGQVVQILDYLGVDYKGINVLEDDEIRQGIKEFSNWPTIPQLYIKGEFVGGCDIIREMFQNRELQSAFTDKGIAVQQSA; this comes from the coding sequence ATGAGCATTCAGGACTGGATCAAGAACGAAGTCGACAGCAACGACGTCGTGCTGTTCATGAAGGGTACGCCGAACTTTCCGCAGTGCGGATTCTCGGGTCAGGTCGTGCAGATACTCGACTACCTGGGCGTCGACTACAAGGGCATCAACGTGCTCGAGGACGACGAGATCCGCCAGGGGATCAAGGAATTCTCCAACTGGCCGACCATTCCCCAGCTCTATATCAAGGGGGAGTTCGTCGGCGGGTGCGACATCATCCGCGAAATGTTCCAGAACCGGGAACTGCAGTCGGCCTTCACCGACAAGGGCATCGCGGTCCAGCAGAGCGCCTGA
- a CDS encoding BolA family protein, protein MPMDANEIETLIKAALPDAKVEIRDLAGDGDHYAANVISEAFRGKSRVQQHQMVYQALKGNMGGALHALALQTSAPD, encoded by the coding sequence ATGCCGATGGACGCAAACGAGATCGAAACCCTGATCAAGGCAGCCCTGCCTGACGCAAAGGTCGAGATCCGCGATCTGGCAGGCGACGGCGATCATTACGCTGCAAACGTGATCTCCGAGGCGTTCCGGGGCAAAAGCCGTGTCCAGCAGCATCAGATGGTCTATCAGGCGCTGAAGGGAAACATGGGCGGCGCATTGCACGCCCTGGCGCTGCAGACCAGCGCGCCGGACTGA
- the purL gene encoding phosphoribosylformylglycinamidine synthase subunit PurL yields the protein MIPNDIKITPDLVAAHGLKPEEYQRILDLIGREPTFTELGIFSAMWNEHCSYKSSKKWLKTLPTTGPRVIQGPGENAGVVDIGDGQAVVFKMESHNHPSYIEPYQGAATGVGGILRDVFTMGARPIAAMNALRFGEPDHPRTRHLVSGVVAGVGGYGNSFGVPTVGGEVEFHARYNGNCLVNAFAAGLARTDSIFLSKAEGIGLPVVYLGAKTGRDGVGGATMASAEFDDTIEEKRPTVQVGDPFTEKCLLEACLELMATGAVIAIQDMGAAGLTCSAVEMGAKGDLGIELDLDKVPVREERMSAYEMMLSESQERMLMVLRPEKEAEAEAIFRKWGLDFAIVGKTTDTLRFIVKHQGDVVADLPIKDLGDEAPEYDRPWDQWQKRPILNAADIPEPADYAETLLKLVGGANGSSRRWVYEQYDTLIQGNTAARPGGDAGVVRVEGTRKGLAFTVDVTPRYCEADPFEGGKQAVAEVWRNLTAVGAEPLAATDNLNFGNPERPEIMGQFVGCIKGIGEACLALRFPIVSGNVSLYNETQGKAILPTPAIGGVGLLPDVTVRAGSAFAGEGDTIIIVGGIGSHLGASQYLAEILGREEGTPPPVDLAAERRNGLLVRQFIGARRVTAVHDVSSGGLGVTLAEMAMASDLGATVKLSGLAHAALFGEDQGRYVITARADDVDSLLEDAVDAGVEAQQIGTVGGTDLTVEGILTISVAKLREAHENWFPAYMAMQ from the coding sequence ATGATTCCCAACGACATCAAGATCACGCCCGACCTGGTTGCCGCCCACGGCCTGAAACCCGAGGAATATCAACGCATTCTGGACCTGATCGGGCGCGAGCCGACGTTCACCGAACTCGGCATCTTCTCGGCCATGTGGAACGAGCACTGCTCCTACAAATCGTCGAAGAAGTGGCTGAAAACCCTGCCGACCACCGGTCCGCGGGTCATCCAGGGTCCGGGGGAGAATGCCGGCGTGGTCGACATCGGCGACGGTCAGGCCGTTGTTTTCAAGATGGAAAGCCACAATCATCCGTCCTACATCGAGCCCTACCAGGGCGCGGCGACCGGGGTTGGCGGCATCCTGCGCGACGTCTTCACCATGGGTGCTCGCCCGATCGCGGCGATGAACGCCCTGCGCTTCGGCGAACCGGACCATCCGCGCACCCGGCACCTCGTCTCCGGCGTCGTCGCCGGTGTCGGCGGCTACGGCAATTCCTTCGGCGTGCCAACGGTCGGCGGCGAGGTCGAATTCCATGCCCGCTACAATGGCAACTGTCTCGTCAACGCCTTCGCTGCAGGTCTTGCCCGCACCGATTCTATCTTTCTTTCCAAGGCTGAAGGTATCGGCCTGCCGGTTGTCTACCTCGGTGCCAAGACCGGACGCGACGGCGTCGGCGGCGCCACCATGGCTTCGGCAGAATTCGACGACACCATCGAGGAAAAGCGCCCGACCGTCCAGGTCGGCGATCCGTTCACCGAGAAGTGCCTGCTCGAGGCCTGCCTCGAACTGATGGCGACCGGTGCCGTCATCGCCATCCAGGACATGGGGGCGGCGGGCCTGACCTGCTCGGCAGTCGAGATGGGCGCAAAGGGCGATCTCGGCATCGAACTCGATCTCGACAAGGTGCCGGTGCGTGAAGAGCGCATGTCGGCCTACGAGATGATGCTGTCGGAAAGCCAGGAGCGCATGCTCATGGTCCTGCGGCCCGAGAAGGAAGCCGAGGCGGAAGCCATTTTCCGCAAATGGGGCCTCGACTTCGCCATTGTCGGCAAGACCACCGACACGCTGCGCTTCATCGTCAAGCACCAGGGCGATGTGGTCGCGGACCTGCCGATCAAGGACCTCGGCGACGAGGCGCCCGAATACGACCGGCCTTGGGACCAGTGGCAGAAGCGCCCTATCCTGAACGCAGCCGACATCCCGGAACCTGCCGACTATGCCGAGACCCTGCTGAAGCTCGTCGGCGGCGCCAACGGATCCTCGCGCCGCTGGGTCTACGAACAGTATGACACCCTGATCCAGGGCAACACGGCTGCTCGGCCCGGCGGCGACGCCGGCGTCGTCCGTGTCGAAGGCACCCGCAAGGGCCTTGCATTCACGGTCGACGTCACGCCCCGCTATTGCGAAGCCGACCCGTTCGAAGGCGGCAAGCAGGCCGTCGCCGAGGTCTGGCGCAACCTGACGGCGGTCGGCGCCGAACCGCTGGCCGCGACGGATAACCTCAACTTCGGCAACCCGGAACGCCCCGAGATCATGGGCCAGTTCGTCGGCTGCATCAAAGGCATCGGCGAGGCCTGCCTGGCACTGAGGTTCCCTATCGTCTCGGGCAACGTCTCGCTCTACAACGAGACCCAAGGCAAGGCGATCCTGCCGACGCCGGCCATCGGAGGCGTCGGCCTGCTGCCCGACGTCACCGTCCGCGCCGGGTCGGCCTTTGCCGGCGAGGGCGATACGATCATCATCGTTGGCGGGATTGGATCCCACCTCGGCGCCTCCCAGTACCTTGCGGAGATTCTCGGCCGCGAAGAGGGGACACCCCCACCGGTCGACCTCGCGGCGGAGCGGCGAAACGGGTTGCTGGTGCGCCAGTTCATCGGCGCCCGCCGCGTGACTGCCGTCCATGACGTGTCCTCCGGCGGCCTCGGCGTCACCCTGGCGGAAATGGCCATGGCCAGCGACCTGGGGGCCACCGTGAAGCTGTCCGGGCTGGCCCATGCCGCCCTTTTCGGCGAGGATCAGGGCCGCTATGTCATCACCGCACGAGCGGACGATGTCGACAGCCTGCTGGAGGATGCTGTTGACGCTGGTGTCGAGGCACAGCAGATCGGCACGGTCGGCGGCACCGATTTGACTGTTGAGGGCATCCTCACCATATCCGTTGCAAAGCTGCGGGAGGCACACGAGAATTGGTTCCCAGCCTACATGGCGATGCAGTAG
- a CDS encoding M15 family metallopeptidase has product MADRQRERLDSGRDLPELGQCDCQLRRLFNVLSLWCGLVCVLAGHAAPAWGLSLDDKLALLVAAYPQSLSHVADGRLHFRDGGPPLAIDDGRTKTHAQALESADVEDMLSQPYPIGPCETRSEVDIDPGRVRSEALLKRLYGASREAVIRQLTTIDWFGARLKVTTAQGMDRALLKVRDDLAKLPETVMQPASKSAGTFNWRVIAGTDRLSVHSFGAAIDLDTAYADYWLWAGGRPGDVPYYKNRVPMEIVEVFERHGFIWGGRWYHFDTMHFEYRPELIAIARTAGFDACAAP; this is encoded by the coding sequence GTGGCGGATCGTCAACGAGAACGTCTGGATTCGGGTCGAGATCTACCCGAACTCGGTCAATGTGACTGTCAATTGAGACGTCTTTTCAATGTCTTGTCCCTGTGGTGCGGATTGGTCTGCGTCCTTGCGGGTCATGCCGCGCCGGCATGGGGACTGAGCCTCGACGACAAGCTCGCGCTACTGGTCGCCGCCTATCCGCAGAGCCTGTCGCATGTGGCGGACGGGCGACTGCACTTCCGCGACGGCGGCCCGCCGCTCGCCATCGACGACGGGCGGACGAAGACCCATGCGCAGGCGCTGGAAAGCGCGGACGTGGAGGACATGCTGTCGCAGCCCTATCCGATCGGGCCGTGCGAGACGCGGTCGGAGGTCGATATCGATCCGGGCCGCGTCCGCTCCGAGGCGTTGCTGAAGCGCCTCTATGGCGCCAGCCGGGAGGCGGTTATCCGACAGCTGACCACCATCGACTGGTTCGGCGCCCGGTTGAAAGTGACGACGGCCCAGGGCATGGACCGGGCGCTCCTGAAGGTTCGAGACGATCTTGCGAAGCTTCCGGAAACCGTCATGCAGCCCGCGTCAAAGAGTGCTGGAACCTTCAACTGGAGAGTCATAGCGGGAACAGACAGGCTGTCCGTTCACAGTTTCGGTGCAGCGATAGATCTCGATACAGCCTATGCCGATTACTGGCTATGGGCGGGAGGAAGGCCGGGAGACGTGCCATACTACAAGAACAGGGTGCCGATGGAGATCGTGGAGGTCTTCGAACGGCATGGGTTCATCTGGGGCGGACGCTGGTATCACTTCGACACGATGCATTTCGAATATCGTCCGGAACTCATCGCGATCGCCAGAACGGCCGGATTCGACGCCTGCGCCGCGCCCTGA
- the speB gene encoding agmatinase, whose protein sequence is MTGDDFSFEPVSGFDLPRFAGIPTFMRLPHVPLTDPRAAQVDIGLIGVPWDGGTTNRPGARHGPRQLRDASTMIRFVHPHTGISPFRLVRCADLGDAPVNPADVQDALARITGFYDAVVDRGIMPLTAGGDHLVSLPILRALARSGPLGMIHFDAHTDLFDGYFGGFRYTHGTPFRRAIEEDLLDPERVVQIGIRGTMYDGEDIEWGQAQGVRIVMIEELMERGLDDVMAEARERVGQEPTYVSFDIDGIDPAYAPGTGTPEIGGFTTFQAQRMVRKLNGLNLVGADLVEISPPFDPSGGTAWVGASMMFELLCVLATARDEIG, encoded by the coding sequence ATGACGGGTGACGACTTTTCGTTCGAGCCGGTGTCCGGCTTCGACCTGCCGCGCTTCGCCGGCATTCCGACCTTCATGCGCCTGCCGCATGTCCCGCTGACCGACCCGCGCGCGGCGCAGGTCGACATCGGCCTCATCGGCGTGCCCTGGGACGGCGGCACCACCAACCGCCCCGGCGCCCGCCACGGCCCGCGCCAGTTGCGCGACGCCTCGACCATGATTCGATTCGTCCATCCGCACACCGGCATCAGCCCGTTCCGGCTGGTCCGCTGCGCCGACCTCGGCGACGCGCCGGTCAATCCGGCCGACGTGCAGGATGCGCTCGCCCGCATCACCGGCTTCTACGACGCGGTCGTCGACCGGGGCATCATGCCGCTCACCGCCGGCGGCGACCATCTCGTCTCGCTGCCGATCCTGCGCGCCCTCGCCCGCTCCGGCCCGCTCGGCATGATCCACTTCGATGCCCATACCGACCTGTTCGACGGCTATTTCGGCGGCTTCCGCTACACCCACGGCACCCCGTTCCGCCGTGCCATCGAGGAAGACCTGCTCGACCCGGAGCGCGTCGTCCAGATCGGCATCCGCGGCACCATGTACGACGGCGAGGACATCGAGTGGGGCCAGGCCCAGGGCGTGCGCATCGTCATGATCGAGGAACTGATGGAGCGCGGCCTCGACGACGTCATGGCCGAGGCACGCGAGCGCGTCGGCCAGGAGCCGACCTATGTCAGCTTCGACATCGACGGCATCGACCCCGCCTATGCGCCGGGCACCGGCACGCCGGAGATCGGCGGCTTCACCACTTTCCAGGCCCAGCGCATGGTGCGCAAGCTGAACGGCCTCAACCTGGTCGGCGCCGATCTGGTCGAGATCTCTCCGCCCTTCGACCCCTCCGGCGGCACCGCCTGGGTCGGAGCCTCGATGATGTTCGAACTGCTCTGCGTCCTCGCCACCGCCCGCGACGAAATCGGCTAG
- the purQ gene encoding phosphoribosylformylglycinamidine synthase subunit PurQ, protein MKSAVILCPGLNRDRDMLHALELVTGVKPVTVWHTETKIPDVDLIVVPGGFSYGDYLRAGAIAARSPVLRAVIDKAASGVYVLGVCNGFQILTEAGLLPGALMRNAHLKFVCREVKLETVNTRTAFSNRFDAGQVWRCPVAHHDGNYFADAETLKAIEDNGQVVFRYAEGSNPNGSIHDIAGIVNARGNVLGMMPHPENLVEPLQGGTDGRLLFESLMGELVG, encoded by the coding sequence ATGAAATCCGCCGTCATCCTCTGCCCCGGCCTCAACCGCGACCGCGACATGCTCCACGCGCTGGAACTGGTGACCGGCGTGAAGCCGGTGACGGTCTGGCACACCGAGACCAAGATCCCCGACGTCGACCTCATCGTCGTGCCCGGCGGCTTCTCCTACGGCGACTACCTGCGCGCCGGCGCCATCGCCGCACGCTCTCCCGTACTTCGGGCGGTGATCGACAAGGCGGCCAGCGGCGTCTATGTCCTCGGCGTCTGCAACGGCTTCCAGATCCTCACCGAGGCTGGCCTGCTGCCGGGCGCGCTGATGCGCAACGCCCATCTGAAGTTCGTCTGCCGCGAGGTGAAGCTGGAGACGGTCAACACCCGCACCGCCTTCTCCAACCGCTTCGACGCCGGCCAGGTCTGGCGCTGCCCGGTCGCCCACCATGACGGCAACTATTTCGCCGACGCCGAGACACTGAAAGCCATCGAGGACAACGGCCAGGTCGTCTTCCGCTATGCGGAGGGCAGCAACCCGAACGGCTCGATCCACGATATCGCCGGCATCGTCAACGCCAGGGGCAACGTGCTCGGCATGATGCCGCACCCGGAGAACCTGGTCGAACCGCTCCAGGGCGGCACCGACGGCCGACTGCTGTTCGAAAGCCTGATGGGCGAACTGGTCGGCTGA
- a CDS encoding phosphoribosylformylglycinamidine synthase-associated small membrane protein, translating to MDDDTARAIRFLAVKAAVFIVLPAVVSVIAVLVLL from the coding sequence ATGGACGACGATACCGCCCGCGCGATCCGCTTCCTGGCCGTCAAGGCGGCGGTCTTCATCGTTCTGCCGGCCGTCGTCAGCGTGATCGCCGTTCTCGTGCTGCTGTGA
- the purS gene encoding phosphoribosylformylglycinamidine synthase subunit PurS → MKARVTVTLKNGVLDPQGKAIEGALGALGFSGIGGVRQGKVFDIELDGRDAAAARTDLAAMCEKLLANTVIENYSIEIL, encoded by the coding sequence ATGAAGGCACGCGTAACCGTCACCTTGAAGAACGGCGTCCTCGACCCCCAGGGCAAGGCGATCGAGGGCGCGCTCGGCGCGCTCGGCTTTTCCGGCATCGGCGGCGTGCGCCAGGGCAAGGTGTTCGACATCGAGCTCGACGGCCGCGACGCCGCCGCCGCCCGCACCGACCTCGCCGCCATGTGCGAGAAGCTGCTCGCCAACACGGTGATCGAGAACTATTCGATCGAAATCCTCTGA
- the purC gene encoding phosphoribosylaminoimidazolesuccinocarboxamide synthase, whose protein sequence is MNRRRRIYEGKGKILYEGPEPGTLIQHFKDDATAFNAKKHEIVDGKGVLNNRISEFIFNQLNGMGIPTHFIRRMNMREQLIREVEIIPLEVVVRNVAAGSLSKRLGLEEGTQLPRSIIEFYYKNDELGDPMVSEEHITAFGWATPQELDDIMALAIRVNDFLSGLFLGVGIRLVDFKIECGRLFEGDMMRIVVADEISPDSCRLWDIATNEKMDKDRFRRDMGGLLEAYQEVARRLGILNDNDRPTGSGPTLVK, encoded by the coding sequence ATGAACCGCCGCCGGCGCATCTATGAAGGCAAGGGCAAGATCCTCTACGAGGGCCCGGAGCCTGGAACCCTGATCCAGCACTTCAAGGACGATGCAACCGCCTTCAACGCCAAGAAACACGAGATTGTCGACGGCAAGGGTGTCCTCAACAACCGCATCTCCGAGTTCATCTTCAACCAGCTGAACGGCATGGGCATTCCGACCCATTTCATTCGCCGGATGAACATGCGCGAACAGCTGATCCGCGAAGTCGAGATCATCCCGCTCGAGGTCGTCGTGCGCAACGTCGCGGCCGGCTCGCTGTCCAAGCGTCTCGGCCTCGAGGAAGGCACCCAGCTGCCGCGCTCGATCATCGAGTTCTACTACAAGAACGACGAACTGGGCGACCCGATGGTGTCCGAAGAGCACATCACCGCCTTCGGCTGGGCCACCCCGCAGGAACTCGACGACATTATGGCGCTCGCCATCCGCGTCAACGACTTCCTGTCCGGCCTGTTCCTCGGCGTCGGCATCCGCCTGGTCGATTTCAAGATCGAGTGCGGCCGCCTGTTCGAAGGCGACATGATGCGGATCGTCGTCGCCGACGAGATCTCGCCGGACAGCTGCCGTCTGTGGGACATCGCCACGAACGAGAAGATGGACAAGGACCGCTTCCGTCGCGACATGGGCGGCCTGCTCGAGGCCTATCAGGAAGTCGCGCGCCGGCTCGGCATCCTGAACGACAACGACCGCCCGACGGGTTCGGGCCCGACCCTGGTCAAGTGA
- a CDS encoding DUF1476 domain-containing protein, protein MSTFNKREEGFENKFAHDEELRFKANARRNKLLGLWAAEKLGLSGDKAEDYAKEVVRADFEEPGHEDVFRKIRGDFDAAGVDQSDHQIRRTMDELLQTAVQQIQTGG, encoded by the coding sequence ATGAGCACGTTCAACAAGCGCGAGGAAGGTTTCGAGAACAAGTTCGCGCATGACGAGGAACTGAGGTTCAAGGCCAACGCCCGCCGGAACAAGCTGCTCGGCCTGTGGGCTGCGGAGAAGCTCGGCCTGTCGGGCGACAAGGCGGAAGACTATGCCAAGGAAGTGGTGCGGGCCGATTTCGAGGAGCCGGGCCACGAGGACGTGTTCCGCAAGATCCGCGGCGACTTCGATGCCGCCGGCGTCGACCAGTCCGACCACCAGATTCGCCGCACCATGGACGAACTGCTGCAGACCGCCGTCCAGCAGATCCAGACCGGGGGCTGA
- a CDS encoding HpcH/HpaI aldolase family protein, whose translation MTPAQPILASRLKADEAIVTAWSTLAVPILAELFGRAGYAAVTLDMQHGLHDLASVREGVASIALGGAHRIVRIPVGETATASRLLDMGAEAVIAPMINSAADARAFAEAMKYPPLGARSWGPQRGAQLAGLSVPDYLVRANDETLALAMIETPAAIAALDEILAVPGIDGVFVGPSDLSLTLSGGAKLDPGGEKTLAAAAEIATRARAAGKIAGIFCLEPETVGKAKAMGYRLMAYGGDMSLFLGAAQQAVKAAG comes from the coding sequence ATGACCCCCGCGCAGCCCATCCTCGCCAGCCGCCTGAAGGCGGACGAAGCCATCGTGACCGCCTGGTCGACCCTTGCCGTGCCGATCCTGGCCGAACTGTTCGGCCGCGCCGGCTATGCGGCGGTGACGCTGGACATGCAGCACGGCCTGCACGACCTTGCCAGCGTGCGCGAGGGCGTGGCGTCGATCGCGCTGGGCGGCGCGCACCGGATCGTGCGCATTCCGGTCGGCGAGACTGCCACGGCGAGCCGGCTGCTCGACATGGGGGCCGAGGCGGTGATCGCGCCGATGATCAATTCGGCGGCCGACGCGCGGGCCTTCGCCGAGGCGATGAAATATCCCCCGCTCGGGGCGCGCAGCTGGGGACCGCAGCGCGGCGCGCAATTGGCCGGCCTGAGCGTGCCGGACTATCTCGTCCGGGCCAACGACGAGACGCTGGCGCTGGCCATGATCGAGACGCCGGCGGCGATCGCCGCGCTGGACGAGATCCTCGCCGTGCCCGGCATCGACGGCGTGTTCGTCGGCCCGAGCGACCTGTCGCTGACACTGTCGGGCGGGGCAAAGCTCGATCCGGGCGGGGAGAAGACGCTGGCGGCGGCGGCCGAGATCGCGACGCGGGCGCGGGCGGCGGGCAAGATTGCCGGCATCTTCTGCCTGGAGCCGGAGACGGTCGGCAAGGCGAAGGCGATGGGCTACCGCCTGATGGCCTATGGCGGCGATATGTCGCTGTTCCTCGGCGCGGCGCAGCAGGCGGTCAAGGCGGCCGGTTGA
- a CDS encoding RBBP9/YdeN family alpha/beta hydrolase, with translation MKIAEADILIVPGWGGSGPQHWQSRWIERFSTARRVEQDDWDTPNLADWTGKLVDEVRSCTRPVVLVAHSLGVAAVVHALPQVRPLVRGAFLVAAPDVDDSARVPAPCRAFAPLPTAPLGIHAWQIASRDDPYCSFERADQLSRLWETTLLDAGAAGHINTASGHGPWPEGMMSFAHFMAALK, from the coding sequence ATGAAGATCGCCGAGGCGGACATCCTCATCGTGCCGGGCTGGGGCGGCTCGGGACCGCAGCACTGGCAGAGCCGCTGGATCGAGCGCTTCTCGACCGCGCGCCGGGTGGAGCAGGACGACTGGGACACGCCCAACCTCGCCGACTGGACGGGCAAGCTCGTCGACGAGGTCCGGTCCTGCACGCGGCCGGTGGTGCTGGTCGCCCATTCCCTCGGCGTCGCCGCCGTGGTCCACGCCCTGCCGCAGGTCCGCCCCCTGGTGCGCGGCGCCTTCCTGGTCGCTGCTCCCGATGTCGACGACAGCGCCCGCGTGCCCGCCCCCTGCCGGGCCTTCGCGCCGCTGCCGACCGCCCCGCTCGGCATCCATGCCTGGCAGATCGCCAGCCGCGACGATCCCTATTGCTCCTTCGAGCGCGCCGACCAGCTGTCGCGCCTGTGGGAGACGACCCTGCTCGATGCCGGCGCGGCCGGCCACATCAACACCGCCTCCGGCCACGGTCCCTGGCCGGAGGGCATGATGAGCTTCGCCCATTTCATGGCCGCGCTGAAATAG
- a CDS encoding BA14K family protein produces the protein MTRRNRLIAALAAAAIGVAAIAPGATALPLPKAGPAAGAVVDDNLVLVQKRQPPQHPHGKGYYHHRGHPYYNGHRGYRDYRPGYRQYNGWWFPPAAFALGLFLGQGMAQPAPRGLPAAHYNWCQRRYKSYRAYDNTFQPYNGPRRACRSPYWP, from the coding sequence ATGACCCGCAGGAACAGACTGATCGCAGCCCTGGCAGCCGCCGCCATCGGCGTCGCGGCGATCGCCCCCGGCGCCACGGCCCTGCCGCTGCCCAAGGCCGGCCCCGCTGCCGGCGCCGTCGTCGACGACAATCTCGTCCTCGTCCAGAAGCGCCAGCCGCCGCAGCACCCGCACGGCAAGGGCTACTATCACCACCGCGGCCATCCCTACTACAACGGCCACCGCGGCTACCGGGACTACCGTCCCGGCTATCGCCAGTACAACGGCTGGTGGTTCCCGCCCGCCGCCTTCGCTCTCGGCCTGTTCCTCGGCCAGGGGATGGCCCAGCCCGCCCCGCGCGGCCTGCCGGCGGCCCACTACAACTGGTGCCAGCGGCGCTACAAGTCCTATCGGGCCTACGACAACACGTTCCAGCCCTACAACGGCCCGCGCCGCGCCTGCCGGTCTCCCTACTGGCCCTGA
- the purB gene encoding adenylosuccinate lyase, producing the protein MIPRYSRPDMVAIWSPETKFRIWFEIEAHACDALAELGVIPKEAARTIWDKGGAATFDIDRIDEIERETRHDVIAFLTHLAEIVGPDARFVHQGMTSSDVLDTCFNVQLVRATDLLLKDMDALLAALKRRAFEHKDTVCIGRSHGIHAEPVTFGLKMAEAYAEFDRCRTRLVNAREEIATCAISGAVGTFANIDPRVEEHVARAMGLKAEPVSTQVIPRDRHAMYFATLGVIASSIERVATEIRHLQRTEVLEAEEYFSPGQKGSSAMPHKRNPVLTENLTGLARLVRGYAIPAMENVALWHERDISHSSVERMIGPDATVTLDFALARLTNVIDKLLVYPERMIGNMDRLGGLVHSQRILLALTQAGCSREDAYRLVQRNAMKVWESYQVSGAAGVDFLTELLNDADVRRYLSEEDIRDRFDLGYHTKNVDVIFRRVFGAA; encoded by the coding sequence ATGATCCCGCGCTATTCGCGACCCGACATGGTCGCCATCTGGTCGCCCGAAACCAAGTTCCGCATCTGGTTCGAGATCGAGGCCCATGCCTGCGACGCGCTGGCCGAGTTGGGCGTGATCCCGAAGGAGGCCGCCAGGACCATCTGGGACAAGGGCGGCGCGGCCACCTTCGACATCGATCGCATCGACGAGATCGAGCGCGAGACCAGGCACGACGTCATCGCCTTCCTGACCCATCTGGCCGAAATCGTCGGCCCGGATGCCCGTTTCGTCCATCAGGGCATGACGTCCTCGGACGTGCTGGACACCTGCTTCAACGTGCAGCTGGTGCGCGCCACCGATCTGCTGCTGAAGGACATGGACGCGCTGCTGGCCGCCCTCAAGCGCCGCGCCTTCGAGCACAAGGACACGGTCTGCATCGGCCGCTCCCACGGCATCCACGCCGAGCCGGTCACCTTCGGCCTGAAAATGGCGGAAGCCTACGCCGAGTTCGACCGCTGCCGCACCCGCCTCGTCAACGCGCGCGAGGAAATCGCCACCTGCGCCATCTCCGGCGCCGTCGGCACCTTCGCCAACATCGATCCGCGCGTCGAGGAGCACGTCGCCCGCGCTATGGGCCTGAAGGCCGAGCCGGTCTCGACCCAGGTCATCCCGCGCGACCGCCACGCCATGTATTTCGCCACGCTCGGCGTCATCGCCTCGTCGATCGAGCGCGTCGCCACCGAGATCCGCCACCTGCAGCGCACCGAGGTCCTGGAAGCCGAGGAATATTTCTCCCCCGGCCAGAAGGGCTCGTCGGCCATGCCGCACAAGCGCAACCCGGTGCTGACCGAGAACCTCACCGGCCTGGCCCGACTGGTGCGCGGCTACGCCATCCCGGCCATGGAGAATGTGGCGCTGTGGCACGAGCGCGACATCTCGCACTCGTCGGTCGAGCGCATGATCGGTCCGGACGCGACCGTCACCCTCGACTTCGCCCTCGCGCGCCTGACCAATGTCATCGACAAGCTCCTGGTCTATCCGGAGCGCATGATCGGCAACATGGACCGGCTCGGCGGCCTGGTGCACTCCCAGCGCATCCTGCTGGCGCTGACCCAGGCCGGCTGCTCGCGCGAGGACGCCTACCGCCTCGTCCAGCGCAACGCCATGAAGGTCTGGGAAAGCTACCAGGTCTCCGGGGCCGCCGGCGTCGACTTCCTCACCGAGCTGCTGAACGACGCCGACGTGCGTCGCTATCTTTCGGAAGAGGACATCAGGGACCGCTTCGATCTCGGCTACCACACCAAGAACGTCGACGTGATCTTCAGGCGGGTGTTCGGCGCGGCGTGA